From Impatiens glandulifera chromosome 7, dImpGla2.1, whole genome shotgun sequence:
TTAGTTCAAAATCCCAGATAATCTCCTCAATTTGCTCCGAGTTCGCGGCGTTATTTCTCTGCAAATCCTTCCCCTATACGAATTCGTGTGACAAGAACTCAAAAGAGCGATGATGATGGGTATTCAACATGCCAGATACTTAAAGAGATTTGCATCTCACAATCTCTCTTCGAATTCCATCTATTTTAAATGTCCTGATCTTTTCAGAAACCGGGCTCCTTCCTTTTATGGATCAATTCCTCGTTCTTCAAATTCATTttcgtcttcatcatcttcttcttcgaatTCAAACATGGGTTTCCTTGGATGGTATTTGGGTATGCTCGAAAGAAAGCCAATCTTAACGAAAAGCATAAGTGCATCTCTAATTTACGCAGCGGCAGATGTTACCTCACAGGTAAGAAACACTAATATAAGATTTAACTATTACAGTTTGATCTGATTTTGATtgattgaatgaatgaatgattgATTGAAGATGATCACATCTGAACCAACCGGCGGCGGAAGTTATGATTTGGTAAGAACATTGCGGATGGCTGGGTTTGGAATGATATGTGTTGGGCCATCACAAC
This genomic window contains:
- the LOC124944617 gene encoding protein SYM1, with the translated sequence MMMGIQHARYLKRFASHNLSSNSIYFKCPDLFRNRAPSFYGSIPRSSNSFSSSSSSSSNSNMGFLGWYLGMLERKPILTKSISASLIYAAADVTSQMITSEPTGGGSYDLVRTLRMAGFGMICVGPSQHVWFNYVARILPKRDIASTLKKISMGQLLYGPCLNGTFFSFNAALQGENHKEIVARLKRDLLPTLANGLMFWPLCDFLTYKVIPVHLQPLVNSSFAYLWTIYLTYVASLKKAAVY